A genomic region of Trifolium pratense cultivar HEN17-A07 linkage group LG3, ARS_RC_1.1, whole genome shotgun sequence contains the following coding sequences:
- the LOC123917731 gene encoding uncharacterized protein LOC123917731 isoform X2 produces the protein MKPLTSLSTTATTTVVVIAITLTLATTISSSSSSWQFLTNHNFTSQIQLHPHILLLLTLPWSGESRSLMNDISLVISNKPQEFPNLKLMYMHVNNEKTVMDSIGVSVDGMITVVYFHHSVGYKYTGRFSARNVLNSFHRYVSVAPEEVPFKVLNNPRDFTAFVDFADVSMVLVDFCGWIDKSKKFNRTQNGIGSHLGMGFSGENDRILVSRGKTNQKVAEEGTCKAEHSINEGFCEVPLLRDFTSANDGRLGSFKDQNSHNLNFCSFEEFERFHSFYEKFMNAVKEFFLPPERHRFGLVSDRAMLSSLGVGDSGSWFAVRYLAGCSSCSHILKEEGDLNYVLQRNNYFVKELESNGHDQEATIPANKPSVLLFVDRSSDSSETRGKSMEALKALRVLAQHYHVNQMDTKNNDNYKKVSIRDYRGTKSKSDILRSNLLMKTQKIKLNKKISSITIINEGKQVSVDNVASDLQVSSLNELLGYIVQQKKDGKLSSLAKDLGFQLLSDDIDIGSANTQQQLHSEVQSNQISAETSQGHTGTVIADGYPYKSAIELGESPKLVVLSSRHDELKKSSIDTSEEIKAVQSEESITDHGLPSAKIISSETDSSTDGFSDGNKSGGEQDIFLGFNGSFFYSDGNYELLKKLTGACRVPSMVIVDPFWQQHYVYPEEKSFNFASLYGFLSEFLNGTLLPYQRSEHVLQGQREARRPPFVNLDFHEVDSIPRITAHTFSELVIGFNLSNKENTSNTWNKDVLVLFSNSWCAFCQRMELIVREVYRAVKGYVDTLKRGSGNVSNHGENLDQDFDYVTMKIPTIYLLDCTLNDCHLILKSIDQREVYPALVLFPAEKKEPLLYGGDMSVIDVMKFVAEHGSNFHHIKDKVSWLSDRVVRSQNLHGTLQTDVKEESLHTRNNYHESPGQERIMDQVVKPNMINLPVSNGWGETLPHVVVGSVLIATEKLSGVQPFDASKILIVAADQITGFQGVIINKHLEWSFLPKLDKDSEKLKEAPLSFGGPVVKSGMPLLSLTRTVSGNNLPEILPGTYFLDHIMTNRKIEELTSENQPVADYWFFFGYSNWEWNQLYHEIAEGAWNLSDDGVRHLQWP, from the exons ATGAAGCCTCTCACCTCCTTATCCACGACGGCGACGACGACGGTGGTGGTGATAGCAATAACACTAACCCTAGCAACAAcaatttcatcatcatcatcatcatggcaATTCCTCACAAACCACAATTTCACTTCTCAGATCCAACTCCATCCTCATATTCTCCTTCTCCTCACTCTCCCAT GGTCTGGTGAATCTCGTTCCTTAATGAACGATATCTCGCTTGTAATATCCAACAAGCCACAAGAATTTCCAAATCTTAAACTAATGTATATGCATGTTAATAACGAGAAGACGGTGATGGATTCGATTGGTGTTAGTGTTGATGGAATGATTACTGTTGTTTATTTTCATCATTCTGTGGGTTATAAGTATACTGGAAGATTTTCAGCTAGAAATGTGTTGAATTCATTTCATCGTTATGTTTCCGTTGCGCCCGAGGAGGTTCCTTTTAAAGTGCTTAATAATCCGAGGGATTTTACTGCGTTTGTGGATTTTGCTGATGTTAGTATGgttcttgttgatttttgtgGATGGATAGATAAGAGTAAGAAATTCAATAGAACACAAAATGGTATTG GGTCTCACCTTGGAATGGGCTTTAGTGGAGAGAATGATAGGATATTGGTGTCTAGGGGGAAGACTAACCAGAAGGTTGCTG AGGAGGGCACGTGCAAGGCTGAACACAGCATCAATGAAGGGTTTTGTGAAGTTCCTTTGCTTAGGGATTTTACCTCAGCAAATGATGGCCGTCTGGGGAGCTTCAAGGATCAAAACAGTCATAATCTAAACTTCTGTTCATTTGAAGAGTTTGAGCGTTTCCATTCTTTCTACGAGAAATTCATGAATGCTGTAAAAGAATTCTTTTTGCCTCCTGAACGACATAGATTTGGTCTCGTTTCAGATAGGGCAATGCTTTCATCCTTAGGTGTTGGTGATTCTGGTTCATGGTTTGCAGTTCGCTACCTAGCTGGATGTTCAAGTTGTTCACATATTCTTAAAGAAGAGGGTGACTTGAACTATGTTTTGCAGAGGaataattattttgtcaaaGAG TTGGAAAGTAATGGACACGATCAAGAAGCCACTATACCAGCAAATAAGCCATCAGTACTTTTGTTTGTTGATAGATCATCCGACTCCTCAGAAACTAGGGGAAAAAGTATGGAAGCTCTTAAAGCTCTTAGAGTATTGGCACAACACTATCATGTGAATCAAATGGATACTAAGAATAATGATAATTACAAGAAAGTTTCAATCCGAGATTATCGTGGCACAAAGAGCAAATCTGATATTCTCAGGTCAAATTTGTTGATGAAAACTCAGAAGATTAAACTAAACAAGAAGATATCTTCCATCACGATTATTAATGAGGGTAAGCAAGTTAGTGTGGATAATGTAGCTTCTGATCTACAGGTGAGTTCTTTGAATGAGTTATTGGGTTACATTGTCCAGCAAAAGAAGGATGGTAAACTAAGTTCTCTAGCAAAGGATTTAGGTTTCCAACTTTTATCTGATGATATTGACATTGGTTCAGCCAATACACAACAACAATTGCATTCAGAAGttcaatcaaatcaaatttcagCAGAAACTTCTCAAGGTCATACAGGTACTGTAATTGCAGATGGCTATCCATATAAATCTGCTATAGAGCTTGGGGAAAGTCCCAAATTGGTTGTGCTATCTTCTCGGCATGATGAACTCAAGAAATCTTCTATTGACACTAGTGAAGAGATAAAAGCCGTGCAATCTGAAGAATCCATTACAGATCACGGACTTCCTAGCGCCAAAATTATTTCATCAGAAACAGATAGTTCCACGGATGGGTTTTCTGATGGGAACAAGAGCGGAGGAGAGCAGgatatttttcttggttttaaTGGTTCGTTCTTCTACTCTGATGGTAATTATGAATTACTTAAAAAGCTCACCGGTGCTTGTAGAGTTCCATCTATGGTCATAGTTGATCCCTTTTGGCAGCAACATTATGTCTACCCTGAAGAGAAAAGTTTTAACTTTGCTTCACTGTATGGTTTTCTTTCTGAGTTTCTTAATGGAACCCTGCTTCCATATCAGCGGTCAGAACATGTTCTTCAAGGCCAAAGGGAGGCCAGACGTCCTCCATTTGTTAATTTGGATTTTCATGAGGTGGATTCTATACCTCGAATCACAGCTCATACTTTCTCTGAACTTGTTATTGGTTTCAACCTTTCGAACAAAGAGAATACTTCAAATACATGGAATAAAGATGTCTTGGTCTTGTTTAGCAATAGTTGGTGTGCATTCTGCCAGAGAATGGAATTGATTGTTCGTGAAGTATATCGGGCAGTCAAGGGCTATGTGGATACATTGAAGAGGGGATCTGGGAACGTTTCTAATCATGGTGAGAATTTAGACC AAGATTTTGATTATGTTACAATGAAGATTCCGACAATCTACTTATTGGATTGTACATTGAATGACTGCCATCTGATACTGAAGTCAATAGATCAG AGGGAGGTTTATCCTGCACTGGTTTTATTTCCAGCAGAAAAGAAGGAACCTCTTCTTTATGGAGGAGATATGTCTGTAATTGATGTTATGAAGTTTGTAGCAGAGCATGGAAGTAACTTTCATCATATCAAAGATAAAG TTTCGTGGCTGTCTGATAGAGTAGTCAGGAGTCAGAACTTACACGGCACTTTGCAAACTGATGTCAAGGAGGAATCACTTCATACGCGGAACAATTATCATGAATCCCCAGGTCAAGAGAGAATAATGGATCAGGTGGTCAAACCTAACATGATAAATTTACCAGTATCAAATGGATGGGGTGAAACATTGCCTCACGTGGTAGTCGGTTCGGTGCTAATTGCCACAGAAAAACTTTCCGGGGTTCAGCCGTTTGATGCATCCAAGATTCTCATTGTGGCGGCCGATCAAATAACTGGATTTCAAGGTGTCATCATTAACAAGCATTTGGAATGGAGTTTTCTGCCTAAATTGGACAAAGACtcggaaaaattgaaagaggCACCTTTGTCCTTTGGGGGTCCAGTTGTGAAATCTGGAATGCCTCTTTTATCCTTAACCAGAACAGTTTCCGGAAATAATTTACCTGAAATCCTACCTGGAACTTACTTCCTTGATCACATAATGACAAATCGTAAAATCGAGGAGCTGACATCAGAAAATCAACCAGTTGCTGATTACTGGTTTTTCTTTGGATACTCAAACTGGGAATGGAATCAGTTATATCATGAGATAGCGGAAGGAGCTTGGAACTTGAGTGACGATGGAGTGAGACATTTACAATGGCCCTGA
- the LOC123917731 gene encoding uncharacterized protein LOC123917731 isoform X1, which produces MKPLTSLSTTATTTVVVIAITLTLATTISSSSSSWQFLTNHNFTSQIQLHPHILLLLTLPWSGESRSLMNDISLVISNKPQEFPNLKLMYMHVNNEKTVMDSIGVSVDGMITVVYFHHSVGYKYTGRFSARNVLNSFHRYVSVAPEEVPFKVLNNPRDFTAFVDFADVSMVLVDFCGWIDKSKKFNRTQNGIGSHLGMGFSGENDRILVSRGKTNQKVAEEGTCKAEHSINEGFCEVPLLRDFTSANDGRLGSFKDQNSHNLNFCSFEEFERFHSFYEKFMNAVKEFFLPPERHRFGLVSDRAMLSSLGVGDSGSWFAVRYLAGCSSCSHILKEEGDLNYVLQRNNYFVKELESNGHDQEATIPANKPSVLLFVDRSSDSSETRGKSMEALKALRVLAQHYHVNQMDTKNNDNYKKVSIRDYRGTKSKSDILRSNLLMKTQKIKLNKKISSITIINEGKQVSVDNVASDLQVSSLNELLGYIVQQKKDGKLSSLAKDLGFQLLSDDIDIGSANTQQQLHSEVQSNQISAETSQGHTGTVIADGYPYKSAIELGESPKLVVLSSRHDELKKSSIDTSEEIKAVQSEESITDHGLPSAKIISSETDSSTDGFSDGNKSGGEQDIFLGFNGSFFYSDGNYELLKKLTGACRVPSMVIVDPFWQQHYVYPEEKSFNFASLYGFLSEFLNGTLLPYQRSEHVLQGQREARRPPFVNLDFHEVDSIPRITAHTFSELVIGFNLSNKENTSNTWNKDVLVLFSNSWCAFCQRMELIVREVYRAVKGYVDTLKRGSGNVSNHGENLDQDFDYVTMKIPTIYLLDCTLNDCHLILKSIDQREVYPALVLFPAEKKEPLLYGGDMSVIDVMKFVAEHGSNFHHIKDKAVSWLSDRVVRSQNLHGTLQTDVKEESLHTRNNYHESPGQERIMDQVVKPNMINLPVSNGWGETLPHVVVGSVLIATEKLSGVQPFDASKILIVAADQITGFQGVIINKHLEWSFLPKLDKDSEKLKEAPLSFGGPVVKSGMPLLSLTRTVSGNNLPEILPGTYFLDHIMTNRKIEELTSENQPVADYWFFFGYSNWEWNQLYHEIAEGAWNLSDDGVRHLQWP; this is translated from the exons ATGAAGCCTCTCACCTCCTTATCCACGACGGCGACGACGACGGTGGTGGTGATAGCAATAACACTAACCCTAGCAACAAcaatttcatcatcatcatcatcatggcaATTCCTCACAAACCACAATTTCACTTCTCAGATCCAACTCCATCCTCATATTCTCCTTCTCCTCACTCTCCCAT GGTCTGGTGAATCTCGTTCCTTAATGAACGATATCTCGCTTGTAATATCCAACAAGCCACAAGAATTTCCAAATCTTAAACTAATGTATATGCATGTTAATAACGAGAAGACGGTGATGGATTCGATTGGTGTTAGTGTTGATGGAATGATTACTGTTGTTTATTTTCATCATTCTGTGGGTTATAAGTATACTGGAAGATTTTCAGCTAGAAATGTGTTGAATTCATTTCATCGTTATGTTTCCGTTGCGCCCGAGGAGGTTCCTTTTAAAGTGCTTAATAATCCGAGGGATTTTACTGCGTTTGTGGATTTTGCTGATGTTAGTATGgttcttgttgatttttgtgGATGGATAGATAAGAGTAAGAAATTCAATAGAACACAAAATGGTATTG GGTCTCACCTTGGAATGGGCTTTAGTGGAGAGAATGATAGGATATTGGTGTCTAGGGGGAAGACTAACCAGAAGGTTGCTG AGGAGGGCACGTGCAAGGCTGAACACAGCATCAATGAAGGGTTTTGTGAAGTTCCTTTGCTTAGGGATTTTACCTCAGCAAATGATGGCCGTCTGGGGAGCTTCAAGGATCAAAACAGTCATAATCTAAACTTCTGTTCATTTGAAGAGTTTGAGCGTTTCCATTCTTTCTACGAGAAATTCATGAATGCTGTAAAAGAATTCTTTTTGCCTCCTGAACGACATAGATTTGGTCTCGTTTCAGATAGGGCAATGCTTTCATCCTTAGGTGTTGGTGATTCTGGTTCATGGTTTGCAGTTCGCTACCTAGCTGGATGTTCAAGTTGTTCACATATTCTTAAAGAAGAGGGTGACTTGAACTATGTTTTGCAGAGGaataattattttgtcaaaGAG TTGGAAAGTAATGGACACGATCAAGAAGCCACTATACCAGCAAATAAGCCATCAGTACTTTTGTTTGTTGATAGATCATCCGACTCCTCAGAAACTAGGGGAAAAAGTATGGAAGCTCTTAAAGCTCTTAGAGTATTGGCACAACACTATCATGTGAATCAAATGGATACTAAGAATAATGATAATTACAAGAAAGTTTCAATCCGAGATTATCGTGGCACAAAGAGCAAATCTGATATTCTCAGGTCAAATTTGTTGATGAAAACTCAGAAGATTAAACTAAACAAGAAGATATCTTCCATCACGATTATTAATGAGGGTAAGCAAGTTAGTGTGGATAATGTAGCTTCTGATCTACAGGTGAGTTCTTTGAATGAGTTATTGGGTTACATTGTCCAGCAAAAGAAGGATGGTAAACTAAGTTCTCTAGCAAAGGATTTAGGTTTCCAACTTTTATCTGATGATATTGACATTGGTTCAGCCAATACACAACAACAATTGCATTCAGAAGttcaatcaaatcaaatttcagCAGAAACTTCTCAAGGTCATACAGGTACTGTAATTGCAGATGGCTATCCATATAAATCTGCTATAGAGCTTGGGGAAAGTCCCAAATTGGTTGTGCTATCTTCTCGGCATGATGAACTCAAGAAATCTTCTATTGACACTAGTGAAGAGATAAAAGCCGTGCAATCTGAAGAATCCATTACAGATCACGGACTTCCTAGCGCCAAAATTATTTCATCAGAAACAGATAGTTCCACGGATGGGTTTTCTGATGGGAACAAGAGCGGAGGAGAGCAGgatatttttcttggttttaaTGGTTCGTTCTTCTACTCTGATGGTAATTATGAATTACTTAAAAAGCTCACCGGTGCTTGTAGAGTTCCATCTATGGTCATAGTTGATCCCTTTTGGCAGCAACATTATGTCTACCCTGAAGAGAAAAGTTTTAACTTTGCTTCACTGTATGGTTTTCTTTCTGAGTTTCTTAATGGAACCCTGCTTCCATATCAGCGGTCAGAACATGTTCTTCAAGGCCAAAGGGAGGCCAGACGTCCTCCATTTGTTAATTTGGATTTTCATGAGGTGGATTCTATACCTCGAATCACAGCTCATACTTTCTCTGAACTTGTTATTGGTTTCAACCTTTCGAACAAAGAGAATACTTCAAATACATGGAATAAAGATGTCTTGGTCTTGTTTAGCAATAGTTGGTGTGCATTCTGCCAGAGAATGGAATTGATTGTTCGTGAAGTATATCGGGCAGTCAAGGGCTATGTGGATACATTGAAGAGGGGATCTGGGAACGTTTCTAATCATGGTGAGAATTTAGACC AAGATTTTGATTATGTTACAATGAAGATTCCGACAATCTACTTATTGGATTGTACATTGAATGACTGCCATCTGATACTGAAGTCAATAGATCAG AGGGAGGTTTATCCTGCACTGGTTTTATTTCCAGCAGAAAAGAAGGAACCTCTTCTTTATGGAGGAGATATGTCTGTAATTGATGTTATGAAGTTTGTAGCAGAGCATGGAAGTAACTTTCATCATATCAAAGATAAAG CAGTTTCGTGGCTGTCTGATAGAGTAGTCAGGAGTCAGAACTTACACGGCACTTTGCAAACTGATGTCAAGGAGGAATCACTTCATACGCGGAACAATTATCATGAATCCCCAGGTCAAGAGAGAATAATGGATCAGGTGGTCAAACCTAACATGATAAATTTACCAGTATCAAATGGATGGGGTGAAACATTGCCTCACGTGGTAGTCGGTTCGGTGCTAATTGCCACAGAAAAACTTTCCGGGGTTCAGCCGTTTGATGCATCCAAGATTCTCATTGTGGCGGCCGATCAAATAACTGGATTTCAAGGTGTCATCATTAACAAGCATTTGGAATGGAGTTTTCTGCCTAAATTGGACAAAGACtcggaaaaattgaaagaggCACCTTTGTCCTTTGGGGGTCCAGTTGTGAAATCTGGAATGCCTCTTTTATCCTTAACCAGAACAGTTTCCGGAAATAATTTACCTGAAATCCTACCTGGAACTTACTTCCTTGATCACATAATGACAAATCGTAAAATCGAGGAGCTGACATCAGAAAATCAACCAGTTGCTGATTACTGGTTTTTCTTTGGATACTCAAACTGGGAATGGAATCAGTTATATCATGAGATAGCGGAAGGAGCTTGGAACTTGAGTGACGATGGAGTGAGACATTTACAATGGCCCTGA
- the LOC123917731 gene encoding uncharacterized protein LOC123917731 isoform X3 has translation MKPLTSLSTTATTTVVVIAITLTLATTISSSSSSWQFLTNHNFTSQIQLHPHILLLLTLPWSGESRSLMNDISLVISNKPQEFPNLKLMYMHVNNEKTVMDSIGVSVDGMITVVYFHHSVGYKYTGRFSARNVLNSFHRYVSVAPEEVPFKVLNNPRDFTAFVDFADVSMVLVDFCGWIDKSKKFNRTQNGIGSHLGMGFSGENDRILVSRGKTNQKVAEEGTCKAEHSINEGFCEVPLLRDFTSANDGRLGSFKDQNSHNLNFCSFEEFERFHSFYEKFMNAVKEFFLPPERHRFGLVSDRAMLSSLGVGDSGSWFAVRYLAGCSSCSHILKEEGDLNYVLQRNNYFVKELESNGHDQEATIPANKPSVLLFVDRSSDSSETRGKSMEALKALRVLAQHYHVNQMDTKNNDNYKKVSIRDYRGTKSKSDILRSNLLMKTQKIKLNKKISSITIINEGKQVSVDNVASDLQVSSLNELLGYIVQQKKDGKLSSLAKDLGFQLLSDDIDIGSANTQQQLHSEVQSNQISAETSQGHTGTVIADGYPYKSAIELGESPKLVVLSSRHDELKKSSIDTSEEIKAVQSEESITDHGLPSAKIISSETDSSTDGFSDGNKSGGEQDIFLGFNGSFFYSDGNYELLKKLTGACRVPSMVIVDPFWQQHYVYPEEKSFNFASLYGFLSEFLNGTLLPYQRSEHVLQGQREARRPPFVNLDFHEVDSIPRITAHTFSELVIGFNLSNKENTSNTWNKDVLVLFSNSWCAFCQRMELIVREVYRAVKGYVDTLKRGSGNVSNHEDFDYVTMKIPTIYLLDCTLNDCHLILKSIDQREVYPALVLFPAEKKEPLLYGGDMSVIDVMKFVAEHGSNFHHIKDKAVSWLSDRVVRSQNLHGTLQTDVKEESLHTRNNYHESPGQERIMDQVVKPNMINLPVSNGWGETLPHVVVGSVLIATEKLSGVQPFDASKILIVAADQITGFQGVIINKHLEWSFLPKLDKDSEKLKEAPLSFGGPVVKSGMPLLSLTRTVSGNNLPEILPGTYFLDHIMTNRKIEELTSENQPVADYWFFFGYSNWEWNQLYHEIAEGAWNLSDDGVRHLQWP, from the exons ATGAAGCCTCTCACCTCCTTATCCACGACGGCGACGACGACGGTGGTGGTGATAGCAATAACACTAACCCTAGCAACAAcaatttcatcatcatcatcatcatggcaATTCCTCACAAACCACAATTTCACTTCTCAGATCCAACTCCATCCTCATATTCTCCTTCTCCTCACTCTCCCAT GGTCTGGTGAATCTCGTTCCTTAATGAACGATATCTCGCTTGTAATATCCAACAAGCCACAAGAATTTCCAAATCTTAAACTAATGTATATGCATGTTAATAACGAGAAGACGGTGATGGATTCGATTGGTGTTAGTGTTGATGGAATGATTACTGTTGTTTATTTTCATCATTCTGTGGGTTATAAGTATACTGGAAGATTTTCAGCTAGAAATGTGTTGAATTCATTTCATCGTTATGTTTCCGTTGCGCCCGAGGAGGTTCCTTTTAAAGTGCTTAATAATCCGAGGGATTTTACTGCGTTTGTGGATTTTGCTGATGTTAGTATGgttcttgttgatttttgtgGATGGATAGATAAGAGTAAGAAATTCAATAGAACACAAAATGGTATTG GGTCTCACCTTGGAATGGGCTTTAGTGGAGAGAATGATAGGATATTGGTGTCTAGGGGGAAGACTAACCAGAAGGTTGCTG AGGAGGGCACGTGCAAGGCTGAACACAGCATCAATGAAGGGTTTTGTGAAGTTCCTTTGCTTAGGGATTTTACCTCAGCAAATGATGGCCGTCTGGGGAGCTTCAAGGATCAAAACAGTCATAATCTAAACTTCTGTTCATTTGAAGAGTTTGAGCGTTTCCATTCTTTCTACGAGAAATTCATGAATGCTGTAAAAGAATTCTTTTTGCCTCCTGAACGACATAGATTTGGTCTCGTTTCAGATAGGGCAATGCTTTCATCCTTAGGTGTTGGTGATTCTGGTTCATGGTTTGCAGTTCGCTACCTAGCTGGATGTTCAAGTTGTTCACATATTCTTAAAGAAGAGGGTGACTTGAACTATGTTTTGCAGAGGaataattattttgtcaaaGAG TTGGAAAGTAATGGACACGATCAAGAAGCCACTATACCAGCAAATAAGCCATCAGTACTTTTGTTTGTTGATAGATCATCCGACTCCTCAGAAACTAGGGGAAAAAGTATGGAAGCTCTTAAAGCTCTTAGAGTATTGGCACAACACTATCATGTGAATCAAATGGATACTAAGAATAATGATAATTACAAGAAAGTTTCAATCCGAGATTATCGTGGCACAAAGAGCAAATCTGATATTCTCAGGTCAAATTTGTTGATGAAAACTCAGAAGATTAAACTAAACAAGAAGATATCTTCCATCACGATTATTAATGAGGGTAAGCAAGTTAGTGTGGATAATGTAGCTTCTGATCTACAGGTGAGTTCTTTGAATGAGTTATTGGGTTACATTGTCCAGCAAAAGAAGGATGGTAAACTAAGTTCTCTAGCAAAGGATTTAGGTTTCCAACTTTTATCTGATGATATTGACATTGGTTCAGCCAATACACAACAACAATTGCATTCAGAAGttcaatcaaatcaaatttcagCAGAAACTTCTCAAGGTCATACAGGTACTGTAATTGCAGATGGCTATCCATATAAATCTGCTATAGAGCTTGGGGAAAGTCCCAAATTGGTTGTGCTATCTTCTCGGCATGATGAACTCAAGAAATCTTCTATTGACACTAGTGAAGAGATAAAAGCCGTGCAATCTGAAGAATCCATTACAGATCACGGACTTCCTAGCGCCAAAATTATTTCATCAGAAACAGATAGTTCCACGGATGGGTTTTCTGATGGGAACAAGAGCGGAGGAGAGCAGgatatttttcttggttttaaTGGTTCGTTCTTCTACTCTGATGGTAATTATGAATTACTTAAAAAGCTCACCGGTGCTTGTAGAGTTCCATCTATGGTCATAGTTGATCCCTTTTGGCAGCAACATTATGTCTACCCTGAAGAGAAAAGTTTTAACTTTGCTTCACTGTATGGTTTTCTTTCTGAGTTTCTTAATGGAACCCTGCTTCCATATCAGCGGTCAGAACATGTTCTTCAAGGCCAAAGGGAGGCCAGACGTCCTCCATTTGTTAATTTGGATTTTCATGAGGTGGATTCTATACCTCGAATCACAGCTCATACTTTCTCTGAACTTGTTATTGGTTTCAACCTTTCGAACAAAGAGAATACTTCAAATACATGGAATAAAGATGTCTTGGTCTTGTTTAGCAATAGTTGGTGTGCATTCTGCCAGAGAATGGAATTGATTGTTCGTGAAGTATATCGGGCAGTCAAGGGCTATGTGGATACATTGAAGAGGGGATCTGGGAACGTTTCTAATCATG AAGATTTTGATTATGTTACAATGAAGATTCCGACAATCTACTTATTGGATTGTACATTGAATGACTGCCATCTGATACTGAAGTCAATAGATCAG AGGGAGGTTTATCCTGCACTGGTTTTATTTCCAGCAGAAAAGAAGGAACCTCTTCTTTATGGAGGAGATATGTCTGTAATTGATGTTATGAAGTTTGTAGCAGAGCATGGAAGTAACTTTCATCATATCAAAGATAAAG CAGTTTCGTGGCTGTCTGATAGAGTAGTCAGGAGTCAGAACTTACACGGCACTTTGCAAACTGATGTCAAGGAGGAATCACTTCATACGCGGAACAATTATCATGAATCCCCAGGTCAAGAGAGAATAATGGATCAGGTGGTCAAACCTAACATGATAAATTTACCAGTATCAAATGGATGGGGTGAAACATTGCCTCACGTGGTAGTCGGTTCGGTGCTAATTGCCACAGAAAAACTTTCCGGGGTTCAGCCGTTTGATGCATCCAAGATTCTCATTGTGGCGGCCGATCAAATAACTGGATTTCAAGGTGTCATCATTAACAAGCATTTGGAATGGAGTTTTCTGCCTAAATTGGACAAAGACtcggaaaaattgaaagaggCACCTTTGTCCTTTGGGGGTCCAGTTGTGAAATCTGGAATGCCTCTTTTATCCTTAACCAGAACAGTTTCCGGAAATAATTTACCTGAAATCCTACCTGGAACTTACTTCCTTGATCACATAATGACAAATCGTAAAATCGAGGAGCTGACATCAGAAAATCAACCAGTTGCTGATTACTGGTTTTTCTTTGGATACTCAAACTGGGAATGGAATCAGTTATATCATGAGATAGCGGAAGGAGCTTGGAACTTGAGTGACGATGGAGTGAGACATTTACAATGGCCCTGA